The Arachis hypogaea cultivar Tifrunner chromosome 19, arahy.Tifrunner.gnm2.J5K5, whole genome shotgun sequence genome has a window encoding:
- the LOC112777733 gene encoding uncharacterized protein translates to MKTPPNFEDELEEETESDEVFPVFREGAKFGELHLEVGMKFNTKWDFKEAVREYTIQEGMRIRFNKNDRKRLRAVCKVKECSWVIFASKDRDDTCWQVKTFRDDHSCAREDKNRTANRNWVAIKLVKKNRKYPNFRHCDANTFFKTKYDLSLNRNSISKALSDARNLVYGDEKAQYAMVRDYGETLLKTNPDLGDYKTHGWCFISDMQKGLINAVQEVMPNVHHRFCEFREHREKLKRLNPEAWAYLEKWPTHSWTRSQFSHKSKLDSICNNACEVFNAKIKEAMRKPIITLLEEVRMFVMRTIAKNKVKLDNHVGILSPVIKSRLEKLRKESG, encoded by the exons ATGAAAACCCCACCCAATTTTGAAGACGAATTAGAAGAGGAGACCGAGTCTGATGAGGTGTTTCCAGTTTTTAGAGAGGGGGCTAAGTTTGGGGAGCTTCACTTAGAGGTTGGAATGAAGTTTAATACGAAGTGGGATTTTAAAGAGGCTGTTAGGGAGTACACCATCCAGGAGGGAATGCGTATTCGATTCAATAAAAATGATAGGAAGAGGCTTAGGGCAGTTTGCAAGGTGAAGGAATGCAGTTGGGTTATCTTTGCTTCCAAGGATCGAGACGATACTTGCTGGCAAGTGAAAACTTTCAGAGATGATCATAGCTGTGCAAGGGAGGATAAGAACAGAACAGCCAATCGTAACTGGGTTGCTATTAAGCTGGTGAAGAAAAACAGAAAGTATCCCAACTTCAGGCATTGTGATGCAAACACCTTCTTCAAGACTAAGTATGATCTGTCATTGAATAGGAACTCGATCTCAAAGGCACTATCTGATGCTAGAAAccttgtatatggtgatgaaaagGCACAGTATGCAATGGTGAGGGACTATGGGGAGACACTGCTGAAGACTAACCCGG ATTTGGGAGATTACAAGACACATGGTTGGTGTTTCATTTCTGATATGCAAAAG GGACTCATAAATGCTGTACAGGAGGTGATGCCCAATGTGCATCACCGTTTCTGT GAATTCAGGGAACATAGGGAAAAGTTGAAGCGGCTAAATCCGGAGGCTTGGGCATACCTAGAAAAATGGCCAACACATTCTTGGACAAGATCTCAGTTCAGTCACAAGTCAAAGTTAGACTCAATATGTAACAATGCGTGCGAAGTATTCAACGCAAAGATTAAGGAAGCTATGAGGAAGCCTATAATCACACTGCTGGAAGAGGTTAGGATGTTCGTAATGAGGACGATAGCCAAAAATAAAGTGAAGTTGGATAATCATGTGGGGATACTTTCCCCAGTGATCAAGAGCAGACTGGAGAAGCTGAGGAAGGAATCTGGGTAA
- the LOC112779646 gene encoding protein IQ-domain 26: MGKATRWLKGLLGMKKENKENSNKDQHHIENSGSLATITSSFSSSYDKKEKKRWSFAKQVEKDNNNNNRNIVAPSNGAALDSSSDGAWIRSYIADTESEQNKHAIAVAAATAAAADAAVAAAQAAVAVVRLTSQGRGTLFSGSRDKWAAVKIQTFFRGYLARKALRALKGLVKIQALVRGFLVRKRAAATLHSMQALIRAQAAVRSQRARRSMSKDNRFLPEVLARKSLERFDETRSEFHSKRMMIPTSYEASLNGFDESPKIVEIDTYKTRSSRSRRYTSTMSECGEDPPYHAVSSPLPGRISVPDCRHLQDFDWYLSADECRYSTAHNTPRFANYAHPKIAPATPAKSVCGGDTFFRPYSNYPNYMSNTQSFNAKLRCHSAPKQRPEPKKRLSLNEMMAARNSISGVRMHRPSNFQGQESWNF, encoded by the exons ATGGGAAAAGCTACAAGGTGGTTGAAGGGTCTATTAGGAATgaaaaaggagaataaagagAATAGTAATAAGGATCAACACCACATTGAAAATTCAGGGTCATTGGCAACAAtaacatcttctttttcttcttcttatgacaagaaagagaagaaaagatggaGTTTTGCTAAGCAAGTAGAgaaggataataataataataatagaaacatTGTTGCTCCTTCCAATGGTGCAGCTTTGGATTCTTCTTCTGATGGTGCTTGGATTAGATCCTATATTGCTGACACTGAGAGTGAGCAGAACAAGCATGCAATTGCTGTGGCAGCTGCCACTGCCGCGGCTGCAGATGCCGCCGTGGCAGCTGCGCAGGCGGCGGTGGCAGTTGTTAGGCTGACAAGCCAAGGGAGAGGCACATTGTTCAGTGGCAGCAGAGACAAGTGGGCTGCTGTAAAAATCCAAACTTTCTTCAGAGGCTATTTG gcaAGGAAGGCTCTTAGAGCACTGAAAGGATTGGTTAAGATACAAGCTCTTGTTAGAGGTTTTCTAGTTAGAAAGAGGGCTGCCGCAACTCTTCACAGTATGCAGGCTCTAATTCGAGCTCAGGCCGCCGTCCGGTCGCAGCGCGCCCGCCGTTCCATGAGCAAAGACAATAGGTTCCTCCCGGAAGTTCTTGCAAGAAAATCTCTG GAACGATTTGATGAAACAAGGAGTGAATTCCACAGCAAAAGGATGATGATACCTACATCTTATGAAGCATCATTGAATGGATTTGATGAGTCTCCAAAAATTGTTGAAATTGACACTTACAAGACTAGATCATCAAGGTCAAGGCGTTACACCTCTACAATGTCCGAATGTGGCGAAGATCCGCCATACCACGCTGTCTCATCCCCTCTTCCTGGCCGAATCTCGGTCCCAGATTGCCGGCACCTTCAAGATTTCGATTGGTACTTGAGTGCCGACGAATGTAGGTATTCGACGGCACACAACACTCCAAGATTCGCAAACTACGCGCACCCTAAAATTGCCCCGGCCACACCGGCTAAAAGTGTGTGTGGAGGGGACACATTTTTTAGGCCTTATTCCAATTATCCAAATTACATGTCAAATACTCAATCTTTTAATGCAAAATTAAGGTGTCATAGTGCTCCAAAGCAAAGGCCTGAGCCAAAGAAGAGGCTTTCACTCAATGAAATGATGGCAGCAAGGAACAGCATAAGTGGTGTTAGAATGCATAGGCCATCCAATTTTCAAGGTCAAGAATCATGGAATTTTTGA